One window of Nitrospirota bacterium genomic DNA carries:
- the kdpF gene encoding K(+)-transporting ATPase subunit F gives MGILYWIAGIMAAGLLVYLIIALIKPEIFS, from the coding sequence ATGGGCATCTTATATTGGATAGCTGGTATCATGGCTGCTGGTCTTCTTGTTTATCTTATTATAGCCCTTATAAAACCGGAGATATTCTCGTGA